One window of the Thermoanaerobaculia bacterium genome contains the following:
- the secE gene encoding preprotein translocase subunit SecE, whose protein sequence is MAAISQWWPNTRTFVREVTAEAKKCTWPDRKTVVNTSVVVIVATFIIGFYLWGCDVVLVPAVNWIYKLFGA, encoded by the coding sequence ATGGCAGCGATCTCACAGTGGTGGCCGAACACGCGGACGTTCGTCCGCGAAGTTACCGCCGAAGCGAAGAAGTGCACCTGGCCCGACCGCAAGACGGTCGTCAACACCAGCGTCGTGGTGATCGTCGCGACGTTCATCATCGGGTTCTACCTCTGGGGATGCGACGTGGTCCTCGTGCCGGCGGTCAACTGGATCTACAAGCTGTTCGGAGCATGA